The following are from one region of the Streptomyces changanensis genome:
- a CDS encoding ribonuclease Z, with amino-acid sequence MSVREFVVLGTASQVPTRHRNHNGYLLRWDGEGILFDPGEGTQRQMLRAGVAAHDIDRICVTHFHGDHSLGLAGVIQRINLDQVPHPVTAHYPASGQRFFERLRYATAYRERADIVEAPVAADGPVAETPGYTLEARRLSHPVESFGYRLTEPDGRRMLPARLAAHGIQGPDVGILQREGVLRGVRLDEVSEVRRGQRFAFVMDTRLCDGAHALAEGCDLLVIESTFLDEDTDLAVEHGHLTAGQAASVARDAGVRHLVLTHFSQRYADPAAFERQARAAGFDGELTIAEDLVRIPLPKRP; translated from the coding sequence GTGTCCGTACGCGAATTCGTCGTGCTGGGTACCGCGAGCCAGGTACCCACGCGCCACCGCAACCACAACGGCTACCTGCTCCGCTGGGACGGCGAGGGCATCCTCTTCGACCCCGGCGAGGGCACCCAGCGCCAGATGCTCCGCGCCGGCGTCGCCGCCCACGACATCGACCGGATCTGCGTCACCCACTTCCACGGCGACCACTCCCTGGGCCTCGCCGGGGTCATCCAGCGCATCAACCTCGACCAGGTGCCGCACCCGGTCACCGCGCACTACCCGGCCTCCGGCCAACGGTTCTTCGAACGGCTGCGGTACGCCACCGCCTACCGCGAGCGCGCCGACATCGTCGAGGCGCCGGTCGCCGCCGACGGCCCCGTCGCCGAGACGCCCGGCTACACCCTGGAGGCGCGGCGCCTGTCGCACCCCGTCGAGTCGTTCGGGTACCGCCTCACCGAGCCCGACGGCCGCCGCATGCTGCCCGCGCGGCTCGCCGCCCACGGCATCCAGGGCCCCGACGTCGGGATCCTCCAGCGCGAGGGCGTCCTGCGCGGGGTGCGGCTCGACGAGGTCAGCGAGGTGCGGCGCGGCCAGCGCTTCGCCTTCGTCATGGACACCCGACTCTGCGACGGCGCGCACGCCCTCGCCGAGGGCTGCGACCTCCTCGTCATCGAGTCGACCTTCCTCGACGAGGACACCGACCTCGCCGTCGAGCACGGCCACCTGACCGCCGGGCAGGCCGCCTCCGTCGCCCGCGACGCGGGCGTCCGCCACCTGGTCCTCACCCACTTCTCGCAGCGCTACGCCGACCCCGCCGCCTTCGAGCGGCAGGCCCGCGCCGCCGGGTTCGACGGCGAACTGACCATCGCCGAGGACCTCGTCCGCATCCCCCTCCCCAAGCGCCCGTAG
- a CDS encoding histidine triad nucleotide-binding protein, translated as MAEEPRSDCLFCKIVAGEVPAQVVRETETTLAFRDINPQAPTHVLVIPKAHHPDGAALAAAAPEIAADVLRETGEVAAQEKIAGSGYRVVLNTGTGAGQTVFHAHAHVIGGRGLEWPPG; from the coding sequence ATGGCCGAAGAGCCGCGGAGTGACTGCCTGTTCTGCAAGATCGTGGCCGGGGAGGTGCCCGCGCAGGTCGTCCGCGAGACCGAGACGACCCTCGCGTTCCGCGACATCAACCCCCAGGCCCCCACCCACGTCCTGGTCATCCCCAAGGCGCACCACCCCGACGGCGCCGCGCTCGCCGCCGCCGCGCCGGAGATCGCCGCCGACGTGCTGCGCGAGACGGGCGAGGTCGCCGCGCAGGAGAAGATCGCCGGCAGCGGGTACCGCGTCGTCCTCAACACCGGCACCGGCGCCGGCCAGACCGTCTTCCACGCGCACGCGCACGTCATCGGCGGACGCGGCCTGGAATGGCCCCCCGGGTAG
- a CDS encoding PhoH family protein, with amino-acid sequence MTHTPTDQVRAHFTVPAKHPMVTVLGSGDSLLRVIERAFPRADIHVRGNEISAMGDAAEVALIQRLFDEMMLVLRTGQPMTEDAVERSIAMLKEETGGAAAAETPSEVLTQNILSSRGRTIRPKTLNQKRYVDAIDKHTIVFGIGPAGTGKTYLAMAKAVQALQSKQVNRIILTRPAVEAGERLGFLPGTLYEKIDPYLRPLYDALHDMLDPDSIPRLMAAGTIEVAPLAYMRGRTLNDAFIILDEAQNTNPEQMKMFLTRLGFDSKIVITGDVTQVDLPNGTRSGLRQVQDILDGVQDVHFSRLTSHDVVRHKLVGRIVDAYEKYDTRNGR; translated from the coding sequence ATGACTCACACACCCACAGACCAGGTACGGGCCCACTTCACCGTGCCCGCGAAGCATCCGATGGTGACCGTGCTCGGCTCGGGTGACTCCCTGCTCCGCGTGATCGAGCGGGCCTTCCCCCGCGCCGACATCCACGTCCGGGGCAACGAGATCAGCGCGATGGGCGACGCCGCCGAGGTGGCGCTCATCCAGCGGCTGTTCGACGAGATGATGCTGGTGCTGCGCACGGGGCAGCCCATGACGGAGGACGCGGTGGAACGCTCGATCGCCATGCTCAAGGAGGAGACCGGGGGAGCGGCCGCGGCCGAGACGCCGTCCGAGGTCCTCACCCAGAACATCCTCTCCAGCCGCGGGCGCACCATCCGCCCCAAGACGCTCAACCAGAAGCGGTACGTCGACGCGATCGACAAGCACACGATCGTCTTCGGCATCGGCCCCGCCGGCACGGGAAAGACCTACCTGGCCATGGCCAAGGCGGTCCAGGCCCTGCAGTCCAAGCAGGTCAACCGGATCATCCTGACCCGGCCGGCCGTCGAGGCGGGGGAGCGGCTCGGCTTCCTGCCGGGCACGCTCTACGAGAAGATCGACCCGTACCTGCGCCCCCTGTACGACGCGCTGCACGACATGCTCGACCCCGACTCGATCCCGCGCCTCATGGCGGCGGGCACGATCGAGGTGGCGCCCCTGGCGTACATGCGCGGCCGCACGCTCAACGACGCCTTCATCATCCTCGACGAGGCGCAGAACACGAACCCCGAGCAGATGAAGATGTTCCTCACCCGGCTCGGCTTCGACTCGAAGATCGTCATCACCGGTGACGTCACGCAGGTCGACCTGCCGAACGGCACCAGGAGCGGTCTGCGGCAGGTGCAGGACATCCTGGACGGCGTCCAGGACGTCCACTTCTCCCGCCTCACGTCCCACGACGTCGTCCGGCACAAGCTGGTCGGCCGTATTGTCGACGCGTACGAGAAGTACGACACCCGAAACGGGCGTTGA
- a CDS encoding nitronate monooxygenase, whose translation MPSALTDLCPHPIVQAPMAGGASCPPLVAAVCEAGGLGFLAAGYKTADGMYQEVQQVRALTARPFGVNLFMPQPGQADPAAVEVYRHQLAGESTWYDTPLGDPDAGRDDGYDAKLAILLDDPVPVVSFTFGCPTRDTVHALARVGTRTIVTVTSPDEARAAELAGADAVCVQGVEAGGHQGTHRDDPESAAAGIGLLALVTRVREAVSLPMIAAGGLMRGAQIAAVLAAGAEAAQLGTAFLVCPESGAHPLHKRAMTDPLFTRTELTRAFSGRPARGLVNRFVREHGPYAPAAYPEVHHLTSPVRKAAAAAGDPQAMALWAGQGHRLARELPAGQLVEVLHSELRSALTALAVGGAS comes from the coding sequence ATGCCCTCCGCGCTGACCGATCTCTGCCCCCACCCGATCGTGCAGGCCCCCATGGCCGGTGGCGCCTCCTGCCCCCCGCTCGTCGCCGCCGTCTGTGAGGCGGGCGGCCTCGGGTTCCTCGCCGCCGGCTACAAGACGGCCGACGGCATGTACCAGGAGGTCCAGCAGGTCCGCGCGCTGACCGCGCGCCCCTTCGGCGTCAACCTGTTCATGCCGCAGCCCGGCCAGGCCGACCCCGCCGCCGTCGAGGTCTACCGCCACCAGCTGGCCGGCGAGTCCACCTGGTACGACACCCCCCTCGGCGACCCCGACGCGGGCCGGGACGACGGGTACGACGCGAAGCTCGCCATCCTCCTCGACGACCCCGTCCCGGTCGTCTCCTTCACCTTCGGCTGCCCCACCCGCGACACCGTGCACGCCCTCGCGCGCGTCGGCACCCGCACGATCGTGACCGTCACCAGCCCCGACGAGGCGCGGGCCGCCGAGCTGGCCGGCGCCGACGCCGTCTGCGTCCAGGGCGTCGAGGCCGGCGGCCACCAGGGCACCCACCGGGACGACCCCGAGAGCGCTGCCGCCGGGATCGGCCTCCTCGCGCTGGTCACCCGGGTCCGCGAGGCCGTGTCCCTGCCGATGATCGCGGCCGGCGGTCTGATGCGCGGCGCCCAGATCGCCGCGGTCCTCGCCGCCGGCGCCGAGGCCGCGCAGCTCGGCACCGCCTTCCTCGTCTGCCCCGAGTCCGGCGCGCACCCCCTGCACAAGCGGGCCATGACGGATCCGCTCTTCACGCGCACCGAACTGACCCGGGCCTTCTCCGGACGCCCGGCCCGGGGCCTGGTCAACCGGTTCGTACGGGAGCACGGGCCGTACGCCCCGGCCGCCTACCCCGAGGTGCACCACCTGACCAGCCCGGTGCGCAAGGCCGCCGCCGCGGCCGGCGACCCGCAGGCCATGGCCCTGTGGGCGGGCCAGGGTCACCGCCTCGCCCGGGAGCTGCCCGCCGGGCAGCTCGTCGAAGTACTCCACTCGGAACTCCGGTCCGCGCTCACGGCGCTGGCCGTGGGAGGAGCGTCATGA
- a CDS encoding M4 family metallopeptidase, producing MTAFPRPSRVFCTIVPPHLLDRLARSGDTAAAAAARRTLAADEANRAARRLATVTGTRTAARDAATGEPRRTVHDAEHGTRLPGRKVRAEGQEPGGDATVNRAYAGLGATFTLFLEAFRRDSIDGAGLPLDATVHYGREYANAFWNGEQMVFGDGDGEVFEDFTLAVDVIGHELAHGVTQYTANLAYFSQPGALNESMSDVFGSLVKQYALGQTAEQADWLIGAGLLSDRVQGEALRSMKAPGTAYDDDVLGKDPQPARMADYVDMAADNGGVHINSGIPNHAFYLTATALGGHAWERAGRIWYDVLTGGKLKETADFAAFARLTAAAARERYGASGAETEAVLKAWSTVGVPTGG from the coding sequence ATGACCGCGTTCCCTCGCCCTTCCCGGGTGTTCTGCACGATCGTCCCCCCGCACCTCCTCGACCGGCTGGCCCGCTCCGGCGACACGGCGGCCGCCGCGGCCGCCCGCCGCACCCTCGCCGCCGACGAGGCCAACCGCGCCGCCCGCCGCCTGGCCACCGTCACGGGCACCCGCACGGCCGCCCGCGACGCGGCCACCGGTGAGCCCCGCCGCACGGTCCACGACGCCGAGCACGGCACCCGGCTGCCCGGGAGGAAGGTCCGCGCCGAGGGCCAGGAGCCCGGGGGCGACGCGACCGTCAACCGCGCGTACGCCGGGCTCGGCGCCACGTTCACGCTCTTCCTCGAAGCCTTCCGGCGGGACTCGATCGACGGTGCGGGCCTGCCCCTCGACGCGACCGTCCACTACGGCCGGGAGTACGCCAACGCCTTCTGGAACGGCGAGCAGATGGTGTTCGGCGACGGCGACGGCGAGGTCTTCGAGGACTTCACCCTGGCCGTCGACGTGATCGGCCACGAGCTGGCGCACGGCGTCACCCAGTACACGGCGAACCTCGCCTACTTCAGCCAGCCCGGCGCCCTGAACGAGTCCATGTCGGACGTCTTCGGGTCGCTGGTGAAGCAGTACGCCCTGGGCCAGACCGCCGAGCAGGCCGACTGGCTGATCGGCGCGGGCCTCCTGTCGGACCGCGTGCAGGGCGAGGCGCTGCGCTCGATGAAGGCCCCCGGCACGGCGTACGACGACGACGTCCTCGGCAAGGACCCGCAGCCGGCGCGGATGGCGGACTACGTCGACATGGCCGCGGACAACGGCGGGGTCCACATCAACAGCGGCATCCCCAACCACGCCTTCTACCTGACGGCGACGGCGCTGGGCGGGCACGCCTGGGAGCGGGCCGGGCGGATCTGGTACGACGTGCTGACCGGCGGCAAGCTCAAGGAGACGGCGGACTTCGCCGCGTTCGCCCGGCTGACCGCGGCGGCGGCGCGCGAGCGGTACGGTGCCTCGGGCGCGGAGACCGAGGCGGTGCTGAAGGCGTGGTCGACGGTGGGAGTACCGACCGGCGGGTAG
- the ybeY gene encoding rRNA maturation RNase YbeY, with protein MSIDVNNESGTEVDEQAILDVARYALARMRIHPLSELSVIVVDAEAMEQLHIQWMDLPGPTDVMSFPMDELRPPSKDDDEPPQGLLGDIVLCPEVAERQGREAPTQHSMDEELQLLTVHGVLHLLGYDHEEPDEKAEMFGLQAAIVDGWRAEKGLTGPSPAPTVS; from the coding sequence ATGTCGATCGACGTCAACAACGAGTCCGGCACCGAGGTCGACGAGCAGGCGATCCTCGACGTCGCGCGCTACGCCCTCGCGCGGATGCGCATCCATCCCCTGTCCGAGCTCTCGGTGATCGTCGTGGACGCCGAGGCGATGGAGCAGCTGCACATCCAGTGGATGGACCTGCCGGGCCCGACGGATGTCATGTCCTTCCCGATGGACGAGCTGCGTCCGCCGTCGAAGGACGACGACGAGCCGCCGCAGGGGCTGCTCGGGGACATCGTGCTCTGCCCCGAGGTCGCCGAGCGGCAGGGCCGTGAGGCGCCCACGCAGCACTCCATGGACGAGGAGCTCCAGCTCCTCACCGTCCACGGCGTGCTGCACCTCCTCGGCTACGACCACGAGGAGCCCGACGAGAAGGCCGAGATGTTCGGCCTCCAGGCGGCGATCGTCGACGGCTGGCGGGCGGAGAAGGGCCTGACCGGCCCCTCCCCGGCGCCGACCGTGTCATGA
- the era gene encoding GTPase Era — protein sequence MAPMSVRKPETEATHRAGFACFVGRPNAGKSTLTNALVGQKVAITSNRPQTTRHTVRGIVHRPDAQLVLVDTPGLHKPRTLLGERLNDVVRTTWAEVDVIGFCLPADQKVGPGDRYIAKELAAVRKTPKVAIVTKTDLVDSRTLAEQLIAIDRLGKELGIEWAEIVPVSAVGDKQVRLVADLLVPLLPEGPALYPEGDLTDEPEQVMVAELIREAALEGVRDELPHSIAVVVEEMLPREGRPEDRPLLDIHANVYIERPSQKGIVIGPQGKRLKEVGIKSRKQIEALLGTPVFLDLHVKVAKDWQRDPRQLRKLGF from the coding sequence ATGGCCCCCATGAGCGTTCGTAAACCAGAAACCGAAGCGACCCACCGGGCCGGCTTCGCGTGCTTCGTCGGCCGTCCCAACGCGGGCAAGTCCACCCTCACGAACGCCCTGGTCGGACAGAAGGTGGCCATCACCTCCAACCGTCCGCAGACCACCCGCCACACCGTGCGCGGCATCGTGCACCGGCCCGACGCGCAGCTCGTCCTCGTGGACACGCCGGGCCTGCACAAGCCGCGCACGCTGCTGGGCGAGCGGCTCAACGACGTCGTGCGCACCACGTGGGCCGAGGTCGACGTCATCGGCTTCTGTCTGCCCGCCGACCAGAAGGTCGGCCCGGGCGACCGGTACATCGCCAAGGAGCTCGCCGCGGTCAGGAAGACCCCGAAGGTCGCCATCGTCACCAAGACGGACCTCGTCGACTCCAGGACCCTCGCCGAGCAGCTCATCGCCATCGACCGGCTCGGCAAGGAGCTGGGCATCGAGTGGGCGGAGATCGTCCCCGTGTCGGCGGTGGGGGACAAGCAGGTGCGGCTCGTCGCCGACCTGCTGGTCCCGCTGCTGCCCGAGGGGCCGGCGCTCTACCCCGAGGGCGACCTCACCGACGAGCCCGAGCAGGTCATGGTCGCCGAGCTGATCCGCGAGGCGGCCCTGGAGGGCGTCCGCGACGAGCTGCCGCACTCGATCGCCGTGGTCGTGGAGGAGATGCTGCCCCGCGAGGGCCGCCCCGAGGACCGGCCGCTGCTCGACATCCACGCCAACGTCTACATCGAGCGCCCCAGCCAGAAGGGGATCGTCATCGGCCCCCAGGGCAAGCGCCTGAAGGAGGTCGGCATCAAGTCCCGCAAGCAGATCGAGGCGCTGCTGGGCACCCCGGTCTTCCTCGACCTCCACGTCAAGGTGGCGAAGGACTGGCAGCGGGACCCGCGCCAGCTGCGCAAGCTGGGCTTCTGA
- a CDS encoding carbohydrate kinase family protein: MTTPEPIGGQQHQHTAGVDPLGGLRTPEDPECDVFLTGTVFLDIVFTGLDSAPVRGTETWARGMGSSPGGVANMATALARLGLRTSLAAAFGDDHYGEYCWDALADGEGIDLSRSRTVPGWHSPVTVSMAYDGERTMVSHGHEAPPPEGSVPTCPPRARAAVASLVPGRPEEWVAGAARHGTRIFADVGWDETGRWDLGALAELEHCGAFLPNAEEAMRYTRTDCPRAAARALADRVPLAVVTLGADGAYAVDGATGETAEVPAISVTALDPTGAGDVFVAGFVTGTLAGWPLADRLAFAGLTAALSVQEFGGSLSAPGWVEVSAWWQYVQSCSDQEPAALRRYGFLDALVPPPGRRWPLRRAVPTIGFRGSD; this comes from the coding sequence GTGACCACACCCGAGCCCATCGGAGGACAGCAGCACCAGCACACCGCCGGTGTCGACCCGCTCGGAGGGCTCCGCACGCCCGAGGACCCCGAGTGCGACGTCTTCCTCACCGGCACGGTGTTCCTGGACATCGTCTTCACCGGTCTCGACAGCGCCCCCGTCCGCGGGACGGAGACCTGGGCCCGCGGCATGGGCTCCAGCCCGGGCGGCGTCGCCAACATGGCCACCGCCCTGGCCCGGCTCGGCCTGCGGACCTCCCTGGCCGCCGCGTTCGGTGACGACCACTACGGCGAGTACTGCTGGGACGCCCTCGCCGACGGCGAGGGCATCGACCTGTCCCGCTCGCGCACGGTGCCCGGCTGGCACTCACCGGTGACGGTCTCCATGGCCTACGACGGCGAGCGGACGATGGTCTCGCACGGCCACGAGGCCCCGCCGCCCGAGGGGTCCGTCCCCACCTGCCCGCCGCGGGCGCGTGCCGCCGTGGCCTCCCTCGTGCCCGGCCGCCCCGAGGAGTGGGTGGCCGGGGCCGCCCGCCACGGCACGCGGATCTTCGCGGACGTCGGCTGGGACGAGACCGGCCGGTGGGATCTGGGGGCGCTGGCGGAGCTGGAGCACTGCGGGGCGTTCCTGCCCAACGCCGAGGAGGCCATGCGCTACACCCGCACCGACTGCCCCCGGGCCGCCGCCCGCGCCCTCGCCGACCGGGTGCCGCTCGCCGTCGTGACGCTCGGCGCCGACGGCGCCTACGCCGTGGACGGCGCCACCGGCGAGACCGCCGAGGTGCCCGCCATCTCCGTCACGGCGCTCGACCCCACGGGCGCCGGGGACGTCTTCGTCGCCGGCTTCGTCACCGGCACCCTCGCCGGGTGGCCGCTGGCCGACCGGCTGGCGTTCGCCGGGCTCACGGCGGCGCTCTCCGTGCAGGAGTTCGGCGGGTCGCTCTCCGCCCCCGGCTGGGTCGAGGTGTCCGCGTGGTGGCAGTACGTGCAGAGCTGCTCCGACCAGGAACCCGCGGCGCTGCGCCGGTACGGCTTCCTGGACGCGCTCGTGCCGCCGCCCGGCCGCCGGTGGCCGCTGCGCCGGGCGGTGCCCACCATCGGCTTCCGCGGGTCCGACTGA
- a CDS encoding adenosine deaminase has product MNLPENLPKAELHLHIEGTLEPELAFALAARNGVDLPFADTHELREAYRFGDLQSFLDLYYALMAVLRTADDFTELADAYLARAAAQGVRHAEVFFDPQAHTARGVPVGTVVEGLARALERAEERHGVTTRLIMCFLRDLPAESAMETLESVRPYLRHITGVGLDSAEVGHPPAKFREVYEAAGAMGLRKVAHAGEEGPPAYVREALDVLGVERVDHGLRAMEDPELVERLVRERVPLTLCPLSNVRLRAVDVLEDHPLRAMMDAGLMVTVNSDDPAYFGGYVGETFHAVREALGLTPDDLRRLARNSFEAAFLDDDEALRARYLAEVDAYTFD; this is encoded by the coding sequence ATGAACCTCCCCGAGAACCTCCCCAAGGCCGAACTGCACCTGCACATCGAAGGCACCCTCGAACCCGAGCTGGCCTTCGCCCTCGCCGCCCGCAACGGCGTCGACCTGCCCTTCGCCGACACCCACGAGCTCCGCGAGGCGTACCGCTTCGGCGACCTGCAGTCCTTCCTCGACCTGTACTACGCGCTCATGGCCGTCCTGCGCACCGCGGACGACTTCACCGAGCTCGCCGACGCCTACCTGGCCCGCGCCGCCGCCCAGGGCGTCCGCCACGCCGAGGTCTTCTTCGACCCGCAGGCCCACACCGCCCGCGGCGTGCCCGTCGGCACGGTCGTCGAGGGCCTCGCCCGGGCCCTGGAGCGGGCCGAGGAGCGGCACGGCGTGACCACGCGGCTCATCATGTGCTTCCTGCGCGACCTGCCGGCCGAGTCCGCGATGGAGACGCTGGAGTCGGTCCGGCCGTACCTGCGGCACATCACCGGCGTCGGCCTGGACTCCGCCGAGGTCGGCCACCCGCCCGCGAAGTTCCGCGAGGTGTACGAGGCGGCCGGCGCGATGGGGCTGCGGAAGGTCGCCCACGCCGGCGAGGAGGGCCCGCCCGCCTACGTCCGCGAGGCCCTCGACGTCCTCGGCGTGGAGCGGGTCGACCACGGCCTGCGCGCCATGGAGGACCCGGAGCTGGTCGAGCGGCTGGTGCGGGAGCGGGTGCCGCTCACCCTGTGCCCGCTGTCGAACGTCCGGCTGCGCGCCGTGGACGTCCTGGAGGACCACCCGCTGCGGGCCATGATGGACGCCGGCCTCATGGTCACCGTCAACTCCGACGACCCGGCGTACTTCGGCGGCTACGTGGGCGAGACGTTCCACGCCGTCCGCGAGGCGCTCGGCCTCACCCCGGACGACCTGCGCCGGCTCGCCCGGAACTCCTTCGAGGCGGCCTTCCTCGACGACGACGAGGCCCTGCGCGCCCGCTACCTCGCCGAGGTCGACGCCTACACCTTCGACTGA
- a CDS encoding hemolysin family protein, producing MSGQLVLGAVALVVVAWLAACAEAGLARVSSFRAAEAVRSGRRGAARLAQVASDPTRYLNVALLVRVACEMAAGALVTYACLEEFATTWVALVVAIGVMVLVSYVAVGVSPRTIGRQHPLNTATAAAYVLLPLARVMGPVPQLLILIGNALTPGRGFRKGPFASEAELRAMVDLAEQESLIEDDERRMVHSVFELGDTLVREVMVPRTDLVSIERYKTVRQALTLALRSGFSRIPVTGENEDDIVGIVYLKDLVRKTHVNREAESDLVSSAMRAAAFVPDTKNAGDLLREMQQERNHVAVVIDEYGGTAGIVTIEDILEEIVGEITDEYDRELPPVEELGDGRYRVTARLDIGDLGELFGLDAYDDEDVETVGGLLAKALGRVPIAGASAVVDLPDGRALRLTAESPAGRRNRIVTVLAEPLPPEPEDEAA from the coding sequence ATGAGCGGTCAACTCGTCCTGGGCGCGGTCGCGCTCGTCGTGGTCGCCTGGCTCGCGGCGTGCGCGGAGGCGGGCCTCGCCCGGGTGTCCAGCTTCCGCGCCGCCGAGGCCGTGCGGTCCGGGCGGCGCGGGGCGGCCCGCCTCGCCCAGGTCGCCTCGGACCCGACCCGGTACCTGAACGTGGCGCTGCTCGTCCGGGTGGCCTGCGAGATGGCCGCCGGGGCGCTCGTCACCTACGCCTGCCTGGAGGAGTTCGCGACGACGTGGGTCGCGCTGGTCGTGGCGATCGGCGTGATGGTCCTCGTGTCGTACGTCGCCGTCGGCGTCTCGCCGCGCACGATCGGCCGGCAGCACCCGCTGAACACCGCCACGGCCGCGGCGTACGTCCTGCTGCCGCTGGCCCGCGTCATGGGGCCGGTCCCGCAGCTGCTGATCCTCATCGGCAACGCGCTCACCCCGGGCAGGGGCTTCCGCAAGGGGCCCTTCGCGTCCGAGGCGGAGCTGCGGGCCATGGTCGACCTGGCCGAGCAGGAGTCGCTCATCGAGGACGACGAGCGCCGCATGGTGCACTCCGTCTTCGAACTGGGCGACACCCTGGTCCGCGAGGTGATGGTGCCGCGCACCGACCTCGTCTCCATCGAGCGGTACAAGACCGTCCGCCAGGCCCTCACCCTCGCCCTGCGCTCCGGCTTCTCCCGGATACCGGTGACCGGCGAGAACGAGGACGACATCGTCGGTATCGTGTACCTGAAGGACCTGGTCCGCAAGACCCACGTCAACCGCGAGGCCGAGTCCGACCTCGTCTCCTCCGCCATGCGCGCCGCGGCCTTCGTGCCGGACACCAAGAACGCCGGCGACCTGCTCCGCGAGATGCAGCAGGAGCGCAACCACGTCGCGGTCGTCATCGACGAGTACGGCGGCACGGCCGGCATCGTCACCATCGAGGACATCCTGGAGGAGATCGTCGGGGAGATCACCGACGAGTACGACCGGGAGCTGCCGCCCGTCGAGGAGCTCGGCGACGGCCGCTACCGCGTGACGGCCCGGCTCGACATCGGCGACCTGGGCGAGCTCTTCGGGCTCGACGCCTACGACGACGAGGACGTCGAGACGGTCGGCGGACTCCTCGCCAAGGCCCTGGGCCGCGTGCCCATCGCCGGGGCGTCGGCCGTGGTCGACCTGCCCGACGGCCGCGCGCTGCGGCTCACCGCCGAGTCCCCGGCCGGCCGCCGCAACAGGATCGTGACGGTCCTCGCCGAGCCGCTGCCGCCGGAGCCGGAGGACGAGGCCGCGTGA
- a CDS encoding 16S rRNA (uracil(1498)-N(3))-methyltransferase, with amino-acid sequence MTAPVFVVEDLAAAAPGATVALDGPEGRHAVSVRRLRTGEEIVLTDGTGRGAYGTVAAVEGKDRLDVAVAEVRDEPAPAPRITVVQALPKGDRGELAVETMTETGVDAVVPWAASRCITQWKGERGLKALAKWRATAREAGKQSRRLRFPEVADAASTRQVARLLAEADFAAVLHEEGAEPLATAPLPATGDIVLVVGPEGGVAPDELAAFAEAGAKPYRLGRSVLRTSTAGTAAAALLLGRTGRWS; translated from the coding sequence ATGACCGCCCCCGTCTTCGTCGTCGAGGACCTGGCGGCCGCCGCCCCCGGCGCGACCGTCGCCCTGGACGGGCCGGAGGGGCGGCACGCCGTGTCGGTACGCCGCCTGCGCACCGGTGAGGAGATCGTGCTGACGGACGGCACCGGGCGCGGCGCGTACGGGACCGTCGCCGCCGTCGAGGGCAAGGACCGCCTCGACGTCGCCGTCGCCGAGGTGCGCGACGAGCCCGCGCCCGCGCCGCGCATCACCGTGGTGCAGGCGCTCCCCAAGGGCGACCGGGGCGAGCTGGCCGTGGAGACCATGACCGAGACCGGCGTCGACGCGGTCGTGCCGTGGGCGGCGTCCCGGTGCATCACCCAGTGGAAGGGCGAGCGCGGTCTGAAGGCCCTGGCGAAGTGGCGCGCCACCGCGCGCGAGGCGGGCAAGCAGTCCCGCAGGCTCCGGTTCCCGGAGGTCGCCGACGCGGCGAGCACCCGCCAGGTCGCCCGGCTGCTCGCGGAGGCGGACTTCGCGGCCGTGCTCCACGAGGAGGGCGCCGAACCGCTGGCCACCGCGCCGCTGCCGGCGACCGGCGATATCGTGCTGGTCGTCGGTCCCGAGGGGGGCGTCGCCCCCGACGAACTGGCCGCCTTCGCGGAGGCGGGCGCCAAGCCGTACCGGCTCGGCCGCAGCGTGCTGCGCACCTCCACGGCCGGCACGGCGGCGGCGGCACTGCTGCTGGGACGCACCGGCCGCTGGTCCTGA
- a CDS encoding MmcQ/YjbR family DNA-binding protein yields the protein MTPERLRALCLGFTAAVEEFPFGPGTSVFKVGGRMFALGALDARPLTVNLKCDPEDALRLRAEHPGLIAPGYHMNKRHWNTVTVGALPAPLVRELVEDSYDLVVAGLPRADRLRLDRP from the coding sequence GTGACGCCCGAGCGGCTGAGGGCGTTGTGCCTGGGCTTCACCGCCGCGGTGGAGGAGTTCCCGTTCGGCCCGGGGACGTCCGTCTTCAAGGTCGGCGGGCGGATGTTCGCCCTCGGCGCGCTCGACGCGCGGCCCCTCACCGTGAACCTCAAGTGCGACCCCGAGGACGCCCTGCGGCTGCGCGCCGAGCACCCCGGGCTGATCGCCCCCGGGTACCACATGAACAAGCGGCACTGGAACACCGTCACCGTCGGCGCCCTGCCCGCGCCGCTCGTCCGGGAGCTGGTCGAGGACTCCTACGACCTCGTCGTCGCCGGCCTCCCCCGGGCGGACCGCCTCCGCCTGGACCGGCCGTAG